A stretch of Blautia liquoris DNA encodes these proteins:
- the tsaE gene encoding tRNA (adenosine(37)-N6)-threonylcarbamoyltransferase complex ATPase subunit type 1 TsaE has product MIIETHSASETAAFGQKLGTLALPGQVYTLSGDLGTGKTVFTQGMAKGLGITEPVSSPTFTIVQVYEGGRLPFFHFDVYRIEDIDEMEEIGYDDYFFGSGVSIIEWADMIKELLPKHVISVTIEKDLRHGFDYRRITVTGLPADVSQGLEERDINL; this is encoded by the coding sequence ATGATAATAGAAACCCACAGTGCTTCCGAGACCGCAGCATTTGGCCAAAAGCTGGGAACTCTCGCACTTCCGGGACAGGTCTATACTCTCAGCGGAGACCTGGGCACGGGAAAGACTGTCTTTACACAGGGAATGGCAAAAGGGCTTGGGATCACGGAACCAGTCAGCAGTCCCACGTTTACAATTGTACAGGTTTATGAAGGAGGACGGCTTCCTTTCTTTCATTTTGATGTATATCGGATTGAAGATATTGACGAAATGGAGGAAATTGGCTACGACGATTATTTCTTTGGATCGGGTGTGTCCATCATCGAATGGGCTGATATGATAAAGGAACTGCTTCCAAAACATGTCATTTCGGTTACAATAGAAAAAGATCTCCGACATGGATTCGACTATCGACGCATCACCGTCACGGGACTTCCCGCCGATGTATCACAAGGCTTAGAAGAAAGGGACATTAACTTATGA
- the rimI gene encoding ribosomal protein S18-alanine N-acetyltransferase — MITIREMQLDDLEQVLPIEESNFSVPWTANGFFSFLIREDVHLLVAEENGQVLGYCGAILTPPESDITNICVRMDSRRRGIAVELFSKLKNDLLSKNITTIHLEVRESNQAALQLYKKLGFVQDGLRPRYYEVPVEDAVLMSWRYQ; from the coding sequence ATGATAACGATCAGAGAAATGCAGCTGGATGATTTAGAGCAGGTTCTCCCGATTGAGGAATCCAATTTTTCTGTTCCATGGACCGCGAATGGATTCTTCTCTTTCTTGATTCGCGAAGATGTTCATCTTCTTGTAGCAGAGGAAAACGGGCAGGTTCTGGGGTATTGCGGGGCAATTCTGACACCCCCCGAGTCTGATATTACAAATATCTGCGTAAGGATGGATTCCAGACGCAGAGGAATCGCTGTAGAATTGTTTTCTAAACTAAAAAATGACCTTTTGAGCAAGAATATTACCACCATACACCTGGAAGTCCGGGAAAGTAACCAGGCAGCCTTACAGCTGTATAAAAAGCTGGGTTTTGTACAAGACGGCCTGCGGCCTCGTTACTATGAAGTGCCTGTCGAAGATGCAGTTTTGATGTCCTGGAGATACCAATAG
- a CDS encoding PBP1A family penicillin-binding protein, translating to MNFGKKSVSDKRDKLNSSSAKVGKKAGVSALRVLLFGLLTVLAMVICLGLGAFKGLIDSAPDISDVNIMPMGYATFIYDSDGNEIQKLNSSDGNRISVSIKEIPESMQHAIVAIEDSRFYEHNGIDPRGIARAAVVAVKNRGKNMEGASTITQQLLKNNVFTNWTKEGPMERFRRKFQEQYLAVKLESELNAEGKNAKDVILENYLNTVNFGAGAYGIQTAAQTYFGKNSTDLTLSESAVLAAIPQNPSRYNPQRHPDYNKKRREKVLKDMRKQKFITEQEYNEAIADDVYARVIQTSDEKTSQPYTYFVDALVNQLKEDLMNQKGYSEVQAKNAIYSGGLKIYTTQDQKIQQVMDEEFQNPDNYPSGTRIGLDWALSVTHKDNPDKVENYSQEMLQKYFMDQGDEDFNLLFDTEDEARAAVATYKAAILREGDTIVAERIAFTPEPQASMVVMDQYTGYVKGLVGGRGTKTASLTLNRATDTYRQPGSTFKILSTYGPALDTEAITLGDIVLDEPYQYVTGTPIRNADGQFHGNVSIRTAIQNSYNIVAVKTLTDITPQTGFDYLKKMGFDGLVDSTAVDIRQPLALGGISKGVTTLQLTSAYAAIANKGTYLEPALYTKVLDHDGNVLLDNTPVETHIFKDSTAYLLTSAMEDVVKYGTGTMAQLDNMSVAGKTGTTSSTKDLVFAGFTPYYTCSVWAGYDNNIPVPKSSQNFHKVLWKKVMSRIHEGLPNVGFEKPASVQEASIDPTTGLLAGPGCQTATEYYEINTVPKKRCYHVLPAPTKAPVPKDDDEKPDTEKPDGSAEQNPDKDNKDQNDNSGTDQGKDNQKPSDENSGEKPAAPSPPTDPENPPSGSDEGQPSQTPEDG from the coding sequence ATGAACTTTGGTAAAAAGAGCGTATCCGATAAGCGCGATAAGCTAAACTCCTCATCTGCCAAGGTAGGTAAGAAGGCAGGAGTCTCCGCGTTACGTGTGCTGCTATTCGGTCTTTTGACCGTACTGGCCATGGTGATCTGTCTGGGGCTTGGAGCATTTAAAGGGCTTATAGACAGTGCACCGGATATTTCGGATGTAAACATTATGCCAATGGGTTATGCAACATTTATATACGACTCGGATGGTAATGAAATACAAAAACTAAATTCTTCGGATGGAAACCGTATATCGGTCTCAATCAAGGAGATACCGGAAAGTATGCAGCATGCGATTGTAGCGATTGAAGATTCCCGGTTTTATGAACATAATGGAATCGACCCCAGGGGGATCGCACGTGCTGCCGTAGTAGCTGTGAAGAATCGCGGCAAAAATATGGAAGGTGCCAGTACAATTACCCAGCAGCTTCTGAAAAATAATGTTTTCACAAACTGGACAAAAGAGGGTCCCATGGAAAGGTTCCGGCGTAAATTCCAGGAGCAATATCTGGCAGTCAAGCTGGAGTCGGAGCTGAACGCCGAAGGAAAAAACGCAAAAGACGTGATTTTGGAAAATTATCTGAACACGGTAAACTTTGGAGCGGGAGCCTATGGCATTCAAACTGCAGCCCAGACTTACTTTGGGAAAAACAGCACCGATCTCACTCTCTCAGAGAGTGCGGTTTTAGCGGCTATTCCCCAGAACCCGTCTAGATATAATCCACAAAGACACCCAGACTACAATAAAAAGCGAAGAGAAAAAGTCCTGAAGGATATGCGAAAGCAGAAGTTTATCACTGAACAGGAATATAATGAGGCCATTGCGGACGATGTATACGCAAGGGTAATCCAGACTTCCGATGAGAAAACTTCTCAGCCATATACGTATTTTGTTGATGCATTGGTCAACCAGCTGAAAGAAGATCTGATGAATCAGAAAGGATATTCAGAGGTTCAGGCTAAGAATGCCATCTACAGCGGAGGACTGAAGATCTATACGACACAAGATCAGAAGATCCAGCAGGTTATGGATGAAGAATTCCAAAATCCTGATAATTATCCTTCGGGTACAAGGATAGGGCTTGACTGGGCATTGTCTGTAACGCATAAGGACAACCCGGATAAAGTTGAAAATTACAGCCAAGAAATGCTCCAGAAATATTTTATGGATCAGGGAGACGAGGATTTTAATCTTCTATTTGACACGGAGGACGAGGCACGTGCTGCAGTCGCTACCTACAAAGCGGCCATCTTAAGAGAGGGTGATACGATTGTTGCAGAACGTATTGCTTTTACTCCGGAACCACAGGCATCTATGGTGGTGATGGATCAGTATACAGGATATGTGAAGGGACTGGTCGGAGGCAGGGGCACGAAGACAGCAAGTCTTACACTGAATCGTGCCACGGATACTTACCGTCAGCCGGGATCCACATTCAAGATACTTTCCACATATGGACCGGCACTTGACACCGAAGCAATTACACTTGGTGATATCGTGTTGGACGAGCCTTATCAGTATGTAACCGGGACACCGATCAGAAATGCCGATGGTCAGTTCCATGGAAATGTGAGTATTCGGACAGCCATACAGAATTCTTACAACATAGTTGCGGTCAAAACTCTGACTGATATTACCCCTCAGACGGGTTTTGACTATCTTAAGAAGATGGGATTTGACGGGCTAGTAGATTCAACGGCCGTTGATATCAGACAACCACTTGCACTGGGCGGCATCAGCAAAGGTGTTACGACACTTCAGCTGACTTCTGCCTATGCTGCTATAGCGAACAAAGGAACTTATCTGGAACCGGCACTGTATACGAAAGTACTTGACCATGATGGAAACGTTCTGCTGGACAATACACCTGTGGAAACACATATATTCAAGGACAGCACAGCATATCTTTTGACAAGTGCCATGGAGGACGTCGTAAAATATGGTACCGGTACGATGGCACAACTTGACAACATGTCTGTTGCGGGAAAGACTGGTACGACAAGCTCTACAAAGGATCTTGTATTTGCAGGATTCACCCCATATTACACTTGTAGCGTGTGGGCGGGATATGACAACAATATCCCTGTGCCTAAGAGTTCTCAGAACTTTCATAAGGTTTTGTGGAAGAAGGTGATGAGTCGTATCCATGAAGGGCTGCCGAATGTAGGATTCGAAAAGCCTGCCTCCGTGCAGGAGGCTTCGATTGACCCGACTACAGGTCTGTTGGCCGGACCGGGATGTCAGACAGCCACGGAGTATTATGAGATCAATACTGTTCCGAAAAAGAGATGCTACCATGTCCTGCCTGCGCCGACAAAGGCTCCGGTACCGAAGGATGATGATGAAAAACCTGATACCGAGAAGCCGGATGGATCTGCGGAACAGAATCCCGATAAAGATAACAAGGATCAGAACGATAATTCCGGAACAGATCAGGGAAAGGACAACCAAAAACCGTCGGATGAAAATTCTGGCGAAAAACCGGCAGCACCATCACCGCCCACAGATCCGGAAAATCCCCCCTCTGGTTCGGATGAAGGGCAGCCGTCACAGACTCCGGAGGATGGATGA
- the phoU gene encoding phosphate signaling complex protein PhoU: MRKDRYVSMRELFQKQLEQLHTLLIEMGALCEQVIERTYLVLMAEDKKAAAEIMEKDEIIDMKEREIEDLCLKILLQQQPVASDLRRVSAALKMITDMERIGDQASDIAEIIKTSNLKAPAKEIRLNEMAKATMQMVKESIDSFVKQDLEIAQKVIKDDDIVDNLFLDVRGQIASGLTDDLVSREEQLDLLMIAKYYERIGDHATNIAEWVEFSILGQHVEEE, translated from the coding sequence ATGAGAAAGGATAGGTATGTATCAATGAGAGAATTGTTTCAAAAGCAGCTGGAGCAGCTTCACACCCTGCTGATCGAGATGGGAGCGCTCTGCGAGCAGGTGATCGAGCGAACGTATCTGGTACTGATGGCAGAGGACAAGAAGGCCGCTGCTGAAATCATGGAAAAAGATGAGATTATCGACATGAAAGAGCGTGAGATCGAGGATCTTTGTCTCAAGATTTTATTGCAGCAGCAGCCAGTTGCCAGCGATCTCAGGCGAGTTTCAGCCGCGCTTAAGATGATTACCGATATGGAGCGGATCGGGGATCAGGCCTCGGATATCGCAGAGATCATCAAAACTTCAAATCTAAAGGCTCCGGCAAAAGAAATTAGATTGAATGAGATGGCAAAAGCCACAATGCAGATGGTAAAAGAGAGTATCGACTCCTTTGTCAAACAAGATCTTGAGATTGCTCAGAAAGTTATCAAAGATGATGATATTGTAGATAATTTGTTTTTAGATGTCAGAGGTCAGATTGCTTCGGGGCTGACAGATGACCTTGTCTCAAGAGAGGAGCAGCTGGATCTTTTGATGATTGCAAAATATTATGAGAGAATTGGAGATCATGCCACGAATATTGCCGAATGGGTTGAGTTCTCCATACTTGGGCAGCATGTAGAAGAGGAATAA
- the tsaB gene encoding tRNA (adenosine(37)-N6)-threonylcarbamoyltransferase complex dimerization subunit type 1 TsaB, with translation MKILALDSSGMAASAAVLEDDKLLAEYTVNYKKTHSQTLLPMLDTIAAMIELDLNTVDAIAISSGPGSFTGLRIGSATAKGLGLALDKPLIEVPTLDALAYNIYDCDKIICPIIDARRAQVYTGIYEYKDHMLRALASQMAIPAAELIKKLNVLGREVIFLGDGVDVCRDTLDDTLRVVHSYAPAHVNRQRASSVGALGEIYYKEGHIVSADEHRPEYLRKTQAEREREERLKEESR, from the coding sequence ATGAAAATATTAGCACTTGACAGCTCAGGAATGGCAGCATCGGCTGCAGTTCTTGAAGATGACAAATTGTTGGCAGAGTATACAGTAAATTATAAAAAAACGCACTCTCAGACGCTGCTGCCCATGCTTGACACGATTGCTGCAATGATAGAACTGGATTTAAATACCGTGGACGCAATTGCAATTTCATCTGGGCCGGGTTCCTTTACCGGACTTAGAATAGGTTCGGCGACTGCTAAAGGTCTTGGCCTTGCTCTTGATAAACCCCTGATCGAGGTGCCGACCCTTGATGCTCTGGCTTATAACATCTATGACTGTGACAAGATAATCTGCCCGATTATAGATGCCAGACGAGCTCAGGTTTACACTGGAATCTACGAGTATAAAGATCACATGCTAAGAGCGCTTGCCAGTCAGATGGCGATCCCGGCTGCAGAGCTTATCAAAAAGCTGAACGTCCTGGGACGGGAGGTTATCTTCCTGGGGGACGGCGTTGATGTCTGCCGAGATACTTTAGATGATACCCTGCGTGTTGTCCACTCTTATGCACCTGCTCACGTAAACCGTCAGCGTGCTTCCTCCGTTGGAGCACTCGGAGAGATTTATTATAAAGAAGGCCATATAGTCAGTGCCGATGAGCACCGTCCCGAATATCTGAGAAAAACTCAGGCCGAAAGGGAACGTGAAGAACGGTTAAAAGAGGAATCAAGATGA
- a CDS encoding response regulator transcription factor — MKDIAKTKVYCVEDDRNIRELIIYTLESGGYQVKGFSSSEGFWQSLKEELPDLILLDLMLPGEDGMKILERLKRSGRTKSLPVILVTAKGAEYDKVKGLDCGADDYITKPFGMMEFIARVKAVLRRSGYENRQADTLIIKGLKLQVSSHQVTVEGEKVELTLKEFELLKYLMDNSGIVLTRDQILTGIWGYDYSGETRTVDVHIRSLRQKLGSCGDLIETVRGVGYRIGE, encoded by the coding sequence ATGAAAGATATAGCTAAGACAAAAGTATATTGTGTTGAGGATGACAGAAACATCCGTGAACTGATCATATACACACTGGAATCAGGTGGATACCAGGTGAAAGGTTTTTCCTCATCCGAAGGGTTTTGGCAAAGCCTGAAAGAAGAACTCCCGGATCTAATCTTGCTGGATCTGATGCTTCCGGGCGAGGATGGGATGAAGATACTTGAGCGATTAAAAAGGTCTGGCAGGACAAAGTCTCTTCCTGTCATTCTCGTCACGGCTAAAGGTGCAGAATATGACAAAGTCAAAGGCCTCGACTGTGGTGCAGACGACTATATCACAAAGCCTTTCGGCATGATGGAATTCATTGCGAGAGTAAAAGCAGTACTGCGCCGGTCTGGATATGAAAACAGGCAGGCAGATACCCTGATCATCAAAGGTCTAAAGCTGCAGGTCTCTTCACATCAGGTGACGGTGGAAGGCGAAAAAGTGGAGCTCACGTTAAAGGAATTTGAACTGTTAAAATACCTGATGGATAATTCGGGGATTGTGCTCACCAGAGATCAGATTTTAACTGGCATCTGGGGATATGATTATTCCGGAGAGACCCGAACTGTGGATGTCCATATACGGTCCCTGCGCCAGAAGCTTGGCAGCTGCGGGGATCTGATTGAGACGGTGCGGGGAGTGGGCTATAGAATCGGTGAGTGA
- the pstB gene encoding phosphate ABC transporter ATP-binding protein PstB yields the protein MNKIEVENLNLYYGEFQALKDVNLKIKEKEITAFIGPSGCGKSTLLKSLNRMNDLVRDCKITGKIRLDGEDIYDKKMDVNELRKRVGMVFQKPNPFPMSIYDNIAYGPRTHGIKSKVQLDEIVETSLRQAAIWNEVKDRLKKSALGMSGGQQQRLCIARALSVQPEVLLMDEPTSALDPISTSKIEDLTEKLKKEYTIVMVTHNMQQAARISDKTVFFLMGEIIEEGDTEKMFSMPRDPRTEDYISGKFG from the coding sequence ATGAATAAGATAGAAGTTGAGAATTTAAACTTGTATTATGGAGAGTTTCAGGCACTAAAGGATGTGAACCTGAAGATAAAGGAAAAAGAAATTACAGCATTTATCGGTCCAAGTGGCTGTGGAAAGTCCACGCTTTTAAAATCGTTAAACCGTATGAATGATCTGGTGAGGGATTGTAAGATTACAGGGAAAATCCGTCTGGACGGTGAGGATATCTATGATAAAAAGATGGATGTCAATGAACTTCGAAAAAGAGTGGGTATGGTATTCCAGAAACCGAATCCATTTCCAATGAGCATCTATGATAATATCGCCTACGGACCGAGAACACATGGAATAAAGAGCAAGGTGCAGCTAGACGAGATTGTAGAAACCTCACTTCGCCAGGCGGCAATCTGGAATGAAGTGAAGGACAGGCTTAAGAAAAGTGCTCTCGGAATGTCAGGCGGACAGCAGCAGAGACTTTGCATCGCAAGAGCCCTGTCGGTACAGCCTGAAGTGTTACTGATGGATGAGCCAACTTCAGCGCTGGATCCGATATCAACATCAAAGATCGAAGATCTGACCGAGAAGTTAAAAAAGGAGTATACCATCGTGATGGTGACACATAATATGCAGCAGGCGGCACGTATCTCTGACAAGACAGTGTTCTTCCTCATGGGAGAGATTATCGAGGAGGGAGATACCGAGAAGATGTTCTCCATGCCTCGTGATCCGAGAACAGAAGACTATATATCCGGAAAATTCGGATGA
- a CDS encoding substrate-binding domain-containing protein, with the protein MNKKRMITSLIISAVLLFAAGCENQSDTISLVSREDGSGTRSAFIELFEIEEQNSSGEKEDMTSLEAQITNSTSVVMTTVAGDKSAIGYISLGSLNDTVKAIKIDGVGANANTIKDGSYKIQRKFHIVTKGGLTPAALDFMNYILSLDGQKIVESEGYVPMDGAQSYQGTNPSQKVVVGGSSSVTPVMEKLAEAYKKVNANANIEIQQSDSTTGIKTASDGLCDIGMSSRELKDSEKDLGLADTVIATDGIVVIVNKDNPTEDLRLEQVQSIYMDKITDWSKVSQ; encoded by the coding sequence ATGAATAAAAAAAGAATGATAACTTCGCTGATTATTTCAGCAGTGCTGTTGTTCGCTGCCGGATGCGAAAATCAGAGTGATACGATCAGTCTGGTTTCAAGAGAAGATGGATCCGGTACAAGAAGTGCTTTTATCGAGTTATTCGAAATTGAGGAACAGAATTCTTCCGGTGAGAAGGAGGATATGACAAGTCTGGAAGCACAGATTACGAACAGTACTTCGGTTGTGATGACAACCGTGGCAGGCGATAAATCAGCGATCGGGTACATTTCCCTGGGCTCACTCAATGACACTGTAAAGGCTATAAAGATTGACGGTGTAGGGGCCAATGCGAATACCATAAAAGATGGCTCCTACAAGATCCAAAGAAAATTCCATATTGTGACAAAAGGAGGGTTAACTCCTGCGGCTCTCGATTTTATGAACTATATCCTCAGTCTGGATGGACAGAAAATTGTGGAAAGCGAAGGGTATGTCCCAATGGATGGGGCACAGTCATATCAAGGGACCAATCCATCTCAGAAAGTTGTGGTGGGAGGCTCTTCCTCTGTCACACCGGTTATGGAAAAACTGGCGGAAGCTTACAAAAAGGTAAATGCAAATGCAAATATCGAGATTCAGCAGTCGGATTCTACGACTGGAATCAAAACTGCAAGTGACGGCCTCTGCGATATCGGGATGAGTTCGAGAGAACTGAAAGATTCAGAAAAGGATCTGGGTCTTGCGGATACCGTAATAGCGACAGACGGAATTGTGGTGATCGTAAACAAAGACAATCCGACCGAAGATTTGCGCTTAGAGCAGGTTCAATCTATCTATATGGACAAGATCACAGACTGGTCAAAGGTGTCGCAATAA
- the pstA gene encoding phosphate ABC transporter permease PstA, with protein sequence MSMNKNIKVSYKKSYTSKMLTWLTWGAAMLTMAVLVFIIGFVLLKGIPHLSPELFAPHYTSENVSLLPALVNTLFMTLLALLIAAPIGIFAAVFLVEYTDHEGKLVGLIRLTAETLSGIPSIVYGLFGMLFFSTALGWGYSMLAGAFTMAIMILPLIMRTSEEALISVPRSYREASFGLGAGKLRTIFKVVLPAAIPGILSGVILAVGRVAGETAALIFTAGTVAKYAGFMDSGRTLAVHMYVLSNEGLHMDQAYATAVILLIFVFAMNELSEFAARKISKGHENE encoded by the coding sequence ATGAGCATGAATAAAAACATAAAAGTTTCTTATAAAAAAAGCTATACATCAAAGATGCTTACCTGGCTGACCTGGGGGGCGGCAATGCTCACCATGGCTGTGCTTGTATTCATCATAGGATTTGTTCTGCTAAAAGGGATCCCGCATCTGTCGCCGGAATTGTTTGCGCCCCATTATACAAGTGAGAATGTATCTTTGCTTCCGGCACTTGTAAATACGTTGTTTATGACGCTGCTCGCTCTTTTGATTGCAGCTCCGATTGGCATATTCGCAGCGGTTTTTCTGGTAGAGTACACAGACCATGAAGGAAAGCTGGTCGGATTGATACGCCTTACAGCCGAGACATTGTCGGGAATTCCCTCGATTGTATATGGATTGTTTGGTATGCTGTTCTTTTCAACAGCACTTGGGTGGGGATATTCCATGCTCGCAGGAGCATTTACCATGGCAATCATGATTCTGCCGCTCATCATGCGGACTTCAGAGGAAGCACTTATATCTGTGCCGCGCTCGTATCGCGAGGCAAGTTTCGGACTGGGAGCAGGCAAACTGCGCACAATATTCAAGGTTGTGCTTCCGGCAGCAATTCCGGGTATTCTCTCGGGTGTTATTCTCGCTGTCGGCCGTGTGGCAGGGGAGACGGCCGCACTGATCTTTACCGCAGGAACGGTGGCAAAGTATGCAGGATTTATGGATTCGGGGAGAACACTTGCTGTTCATATGTATGTCCTCTCAAACGAAGGGCTTCATATGGATCAGGCATATGCGACTGCTGTGATACTGCTGATCTTTGTTTTTGCGATGAATGAACTTTCTGAATTCGCCGCAAGAAAAATTTCGAAAGGACACGAGAATGAATAA
- the pstC gene encoding phosphate ABC transporter permease subunit PstC, with the protein MKVNTVKASTVKEKVMKGVFFIAAGVSILAVALICVFLFANGVPAIKKIGVFDFLLGQAWKPGNNLYGILPMILGSVYVTGGAIAIGVPIAILTSIFLAYFCPKKMYKVIRSTISLMAGVPSVVYGFFGLVVLVPFVKDIFSLPNGNTMLTASILLAIMILPTVVGVTESALQSVSKSYYEGALALGATHTQSVFFTVVPAAGSGIVAGIILGIGRAIGETMAVIMVAGNQPRMPKGLFKGVRTMTSNIVLEMGYAADLHREALIATGVVLFVFILLINVILAVMNRRNEHE; encoded by the coding sequence ATGAAAGTAAATACAGTAAAAGCAAGTACAGTAAAAGAGAAAGTCATGAAGGGCGTATTTTTTATCGCAGCCGGAGTATCCATTCTGGCAGTCGCTTTGATCTGCGTGTTTCTCTTTGCCAATGGAGTTCCTGCAATCAAAAAAATCGGAGTATTCGATTTCCTTTTGGGTCAGGCCTGGAAACCGGGTAATAACCTGTATGGGATTCTTCCGATGATCCTTGGAAGCGTATATGTGACAGGAGGTGCAATTGCAATCGGGGTTCCCATTGCAATACTGACGTCGATATTTCTTGCATATTTTTGCCCCAAAAAGATGTATAAAGTAATACGTTCTACAATCAGTCTGATGGCCGGGGTGCCCTCAGTCGTATATGGATTTTTTGGACTTGTAGTCCTGGTGCCGTTTGTAAAAGATATATTTTCTCTGCCGAATGGGAATACGATGCTTACAGCATCCATTCTCCTGGCGATTATGATTTTGCCCACAGTGGTGGGTGTGACTGAATCAGCACTTCAAAGTGTTTCCAAAAGTTATTACGAAGGGGCGCTGGCTCTTGGCGCAACGCATACACAAAGTGTGTTTTTCACAGTTGTTCCAGCTGCAGGGTCGGGCATTGTCGCCGGAATCATACTCGGGATCGGCCGGGCAATCGGCGAGACTATGGCTGTGATTATGGTAGCGGGCAATCAGCCGCGCATGCCGAAGGGACTGTTTAAGGGGGTCCGCACCATGACATCCAATATCGTTCTTGAGATGGGATATGCGGCGGATCTTCACAGAGAAGCGCTAATTGCGACCGGCGTGGTTCTCTTTGTATTTATACTGCTCATCAATGTAATTCTGGCAGTGATGAATCGGAGGAATGAGCATGAATAA